Proteins encoded within one genomic window of Thioploca ingrica:
- a CDS encoding putative glycosyltransferase, translating to MLENLPITLPSYQLEDTDVVQHQPTVDIIICVHNALAEVQRCLDSVHQYTTSPYNLIIIDDGSEMETLRYLRHFATLHPLLLLRNSTAHGYTRAANQGLQIAQSPYVVLLNSDTVVSPTWLDRLIICAESAAKIGMVGPLSNTASWQSIPDIETNGDWATNPLPTDMTVSQMAARVAAHSARLYPRLPFLNGFCLLIKRQLIKAIGYFDEIAFPAGYGEENDYCIRARQAGWELAVADDVYIYHSQSKSYSHERRKQLAEQGMQILIDKHGQSVIDEGVKICRYSQVLQGIRHRAKLLVERWNFIAQAQYYWRGKRVIFILPVMEIGGGANIILAEARAMLTMGIEVYLLNFLHHQVKFERCYPQLDIPVIYAATEVEIPQLCHNFDAVIATLHNSVEWIAPLAQLPHPPVIAYYIQDFEPYFYVEKPTHYRWFWQSAWLRRRLASYYFRWVTGFRQAWVSYLQIPQMVRFTKTDWNKTEIETQVKQPCTVIGASCHIDLFMPRLERIAHKKIRISAMIRPSSSRRGALRTMQVLRDIQQQFAEQVEIILFGAREDDPQFLALPRDFNYTNLGICLPEQLALLFNQIDIFVDFSNFQAMGLTAMEAMACGVAVIVPNQGGSQSFAVHQHNALVIDTTSYYQCYTALSTLITDDQQRMLLMNQASQDMVHFYPEKVAYRILDCLF from the coding sequence ATGCTAGAAAATTTACCTATCACCTTGCCGAGTTATCAGTTGGAGGATACTGATGTCGTTCAACATCAACCAACGGTTGATATCATTATTTGTGTCCATAATGCTTTAGCCGAGGTGCAACGTTGTCTCGATTCCGTTCATCAATACACCACTTCGCCTTATAATCTTATTATTATTGATGATGGTAGTGAAATGGAAACCCTGAGATATTTGCGCCACTTTGCGACTCTCCATCCCCTATTATTATTAAGAAATTCGACTGCTCATGGCTATACTCGCGCAGCCAACCAAGGATTACAAATTGCTCAAAGTCCTTATGTGGTCTTATTAAATAGTGATACGGTGGTTTCGCCAACTTGGTTAGATCGCCTGATAATTTGCGCAGAATCTGCTGCTAAAATTGGGATGGTTGGACCACTGAGTAATACCGCTTCTTGGCAATCGATTCCCGATATTGAAACTAACGGTGATTGGGCAACTAACCCCTTACCGACCGATATGACCGTCAGTCAAATGGCAGCCAGAGTAGCTGCGCATTCCGCACGGTTATATCCACGCTTACCCTTTCTGAATGGATTTTGTTTATTAATTAAACGCCAACTGATTAAAGCCATCGGTTATTTTGATGAAATTGCTTTTCCGGCCGGTTATGGTGAAGAAAATGATTACTGTATTCGGGCGCGTCAAGCCGGTTGGGAATTAGCGGTAGCCGATGACGTCTACATTTATCATAGCCAATCGAAAAGTTATTCTCATGAACGACGCAAACAATTGGCTGAACAAGGAATGCAGATTTTAATTGATAAACATGGACAAAGTGTTATTGATGAAGGCGTTAAAATTTGTCGCTATAGCCAAGTATTACAAGGGATTCGTCATCGAGCTAAATTATTGGTAGAACGTTGGAATTTTATTGCGCAAGCACAATATTATTGGCGAGGTAAACGAGTTATCTTCATTTTACCGGTGATGGAAATTGGCGGTGGTGCAAATATCATCCTTGCGGAAGCGAGAGCGATGTTGACCATGGGCATTGAGGTTTATCTGTTAAATTTTTTACATCATCAAGTCAAGTTTGAACGCTGCTATCCGCAACTCGATATTCCGGTTATTTATGCCGCTACTGAGGTTGAAATTCCACAACTATGTCATAATTTTGATGCAGTCATTGCCACTTTACACAACTCAGTAGAATGGATTGCGCCATTGGCTCAATTACCTCATCCGCCGGTGATCGCTTATTACATTCAAGATTTTGAACCTTACTTTTATGTTGAAAAACCGACGCATTATCGCTGGTTTTGGCAATCGGCTTGGCTACGTCGCCGCTTAGCTTCTTATTATTTCCGCTGGGTGACCGGATTTCGTCAAGCTTGGGTTTCCTATTTACAAATTCCGCAGATGGTACGCTTTACCAAAACTGATTGGAATAAAACCGAGATCGAAACCCAAGTTAAACAACCTTGTACGGTTATTGGTGCGAGTTGTCATATTGATTTATTCATGCCACGGTTAGAACGAATAGCGCATAAAAAAATCCGTATTAGCGCTATGATTCGTCCCTCTAGTAGTCGGCGCGGTGCCTTACGGACCATGCAAGTACTGCGAGATATTCAACAGCAATTTGCTGAGCAAGTCGAAATTATCTTGTTTGGAGCGCGAGAGGATGATCCCCAATTTTTAGCCTTGCCACGCGATTTCAACTACACTAACTTAGGTATTTGTTTACCAGAACAATTAGCATTACTATTTAACCAAATTGATATATTTGTTGATTTTTCTAATTTCCAAGCAATGGGTTTAACCGCGATGGAAGCGATGGCGTGTGGGGTAGCCGTTATCGTTCCTAACCAGGGTGGCAGTCAAAGTTTTGCTGTTCATCAACACAATGCCTTGGTCATCGATACGACTTCTTATTATCAATGTTATACGGCTTTAAGCACCTTAATAACCGACGACCAGCAACGTATGTTATTAATGAATCAAGCGAGTCAAGATATGGTTCATTTTTACCCAGAAAAAGTGGCTTATCGGATTTTAGATTGCTTGTTCTAA
- a CDS encoding hydantoinase/oxoprolinase, translating to MNQTQWQFWIDRGGTFTDIVAQRPDGSLLNHKLLSENPQHYQDAAIQGIRDIFGLAPDEPLPIDQIATIKMGTTVATNALLERKGERTVLVITQGFKDALRIGYQNRPDLFALQIILPELLYEQVIEVDERYTAQGEELKPVPLAAVRRELQAVRHQGIATVAIVFMHGYRYPHHEQQVAALARELGFTQISVSHEISPLIKLISRGDTTVVDAYLSPILRRYIDSVARELGQVKLLFMQSNGGLTDAKWFQGKDAILSGPAGGYVGAVKTSALAGFTKIINFDMGGTSTDVSHYAGEYERDFETLVAGVRMRTPIMRIHTVAAGGGSIIHFDGLRLRVGPDSAGAKPGPACYRQGGPLTITDCNVLLGKLSGRFFPQVFGESGREPLDETIVKTQLTTLTAEINQATGQQLTPNQVAEGFLKIAVENMANAIKKISVQRGYDVTEYTLCCFGAAAGQHACLVADALGIKTILIHPQAGVLSALGMGLADIRTLHEQTIAAELAEPLMEQLTTVLTHLEQCGRDELLQQGVAATAIQVRYQVQLRYTGTDTPLLIDFATVAEMTAHFAHLHQQQFGFVRHDSALIVEAAAVEVIGTVVKPLPLLPPILTFPHQEEMEPNSYPNDNPINPQFFPLQKMAKEKKEILPPWWGKFTTLEPSPSLSQDAEKGQNDQPNDYPLDDTAPFPIPWWKKFATLEPAHSPLHNQEKGTNDKPDSQPLDTALFSFPWWGKFATSELALSHDVAKKSTDYPNGNPIDTVTITTGDQTYLTPVYSRQLLPISYQLIGPAIIIEKTSTTVVEPGWQAEITARYDIVLTRYQPIHSQLISTMSTAIDPIRLEIFNNLFMSIAEQMGVTLANTAYSVNIKERLDFSCALFDKTGQLIANAPHIPIHLGSMSDSVQTVIHAQGNTMQPGDVFVLNNPYHGGTHLPDITVITPVFLPTSSDSTQANSVLFYVASRGHHADIGGITPGSMPPQSRTLLEEGVIIDIFKLVDKGQLREAEIRQLLTNHPYPARNIEQNLADLRAQIAANAKGVQELHRMVQHFGLEVVQAYMQHVQDHAEKAVRQLLTRLNNGEFRYELDDGAAIQVKITVDKPQQRAIIDFSGTSPQQATNFNAPIAVCKAAVLYVFRTLVNEDIPLNAGCLKPLQLIIPPGCLLNPTYPAAVVAGNVETSQYITDALYGALGVMAASQGTMNNLTFGNEKYQYYETICGGSGAGPHFQGTTAVQTHMTNSRLTDPEVLEWRFPVLLKSFAIRNHSGGAGRYYGGDGVIRRIQFREAMTASILSSHRRIPPHGMAGGQPGQIGHNWVERSDGTQEILTGTATVAMQAGDVLVIETPGGGGYGVAKPE from the coding sequence ATGAATCAAACTCAATGGCAATTTTGGATTGATCGCGGTGGTACTTTTACCGACATTGTTGCCCAACGTCCGGATGGCTCGTTATTAAATCACAAATTACTTTCTGAAAATCCACAACATTATCAAGATGCGGCAATCCAAGGTATCCGTGATATTTTTGGTTTAGCGCCCGATGAACCTTTACCAATTGACCAAATTGCCACGATCAAAATGGGAACCACGGTGGCAACCAATGCCCTACTCGAACGGAAAGGTGAACGGACTGTTCTCGTGATTACTCAAGGTTTTAAAGATGCTTTAAGAATCGGTTATCAAAATCGACCGGATCTCTTTGCTCTCCAAATTATTTTGCCCGAATTACTCTATGAACAAGTGATTGAAGTGGATGAACGTTACACGGCACAAGGTGAAGAGTTAAAACCGGTTCCCTTAGCGGCAGTTCGTCGTGAATTACAAGCGGTTCGTCATCAAGGTATTGCTACCGTTGCCATCGTTTTCATGCACGGTTATCGTTATCCGCACCACGAACAACAAGTAGCGGCTTTAGCACGCGAGTTAGGCTTTACTCAAATTTCGGTTTCTCATGAAATTAGTCCACTCATTAAATTAATCAGTCGCGGCGATACCACCGTAGTAGATGCTTACTTATCACCCATTTTGCGCCGCTACATTGACAGTGTGGCACGGGAATTAGGTCAAGTTAAATTACTGTTTATGCAGTCTAACGGCGGTTTAACGGACGCAAAATGGTTTCAAGGCAAAGATGCCATTTTATCGGGACCCGCTGGTGGCTATGTTGGTGCCGTTAAAACCAGTGCGCTAGCCGGTTTTACTAAAATTATCAATTTTGACATGGGCGGCACTTCCACTGATGTTTCTCATTATGCCGGTGAATATGAACGCGATTTTGAAACCTTAGTGGCTGGCGTCAGAATGCGAACCCCAATCATGCGAATTCATACGGTAGCGGCTGGTGGTGGTTCTATCATTCACTTTGATGGTTTGCGCTTGCGTGTCGGACCAGATTCCGCGGGTGCTAAACCCGGACCCGCTTGTTATCGTCAGGGTGGTCCCTTAACAATTACTGACTGTAATGTTCTTTTAGGTAAATTGTCAGGACGGTTTTTTCCACAAGTATTTGGCGAATCCGGACGGGAACCTTTAGATGAAACTATTGTTAAAACTCAATTGACTACCCTAACAGCAGAGATTAATCAAGCCACTGGACAACAACTTACCCCTAACCAAGTCGCTGAAGGTTTCTTAAAAATTGCGGTTGAAAATATGGCGAATGCGATTAAAAAAATCTCAGTACAACGAGGTTATGATGTCACTGAATATACTTTATGCTGCTTTGGTGCTGCTGCGGGACAACATGCGTGTTTAGTCGCTGATGCGTTGGGAATTAAAACCATTTTGATTCATCCGCAAGCGGGGGTGTTATCGGCACTCGGGATGGGATTAGCCGACATTCGTACTCTACATGAACAAACCATTGCGGCTGAATTAGCCGAACCGCTCATGGAACAATTGACAACCGTTTTGACTCATTTAGAACAATGTGGTCGTGATGAATTACTACAACAAGGTGTTGCTGCAACCGCGATTCAAGTTCGTTATCAAGTTCAATTACGTTATACCGGAACCGATACGCCGTTATTGATTGATTTTGCTACCGTTGCCGAAATGACAGCCCACTTTGCTCATCTTCATCAACAACAATTTGGTTTCGTTCGTCATGATTCCGCGCTCATCGTCGAAGCTGCGGCGGTGGAAGTCATTGGGACTGTCGTTAAGCCATTGCCTTTATTACCTCCTATCTTAACTTTCCCTCACCAAGAGGAGATGGAACCCAATAGCTATCCCAATGATAACCCGATAAATCCCCAATTTTTTCCTTTGCAGAAGATGGCTAAAGAGAAGAAAGAAATCCTTCCGCCCTGGTGGGGAAAGTTTACTACTTTAGAACCATCCCCCTCGCTTTCCCAAGACGCGGAGAAAGGACAAAACGACCAGCCCAACGATTATCCGCTGGATGATACTGCGCCATTTCCTATCCCGTGGTGGAAAAAATTCGCTACCCTCGAACCCGCTCACTCCCCTCTTCATAACCAGGAAAAGGGAACGAACGACAAACCCGACAGTCAGCCGCTAGATACCGCGCTATTTTCTTTTCCCTGGTGGGGAAAATTCGCTACCTCAGAACTGGCTCTCTCCCATGACGTAGCAAAAAAATCAACCGATTACCCCAATGGTAATCCAATTGATACGGTTACAATAACCACCGGTGACCAAACTTATCTGACCCCGGTCTATTCACGCCAATTGTTACCGATTAGTTATCAACTCATTGGTCCAGCGATTATCATTGAAAAAACCAGTACCACCGTAGTTGAACCCGGTTGGCAAGCAGAAATCACCGCACGCTATGATATCGTTTTAACTCGGTATCAACCAATCCATTCGCAACTTATTTCCACTATGAGCACTGCCATCGATCCCATTCGGTTGGAAATTTTTAATAATCTATTCATGTCCATTGCGGAACAAATGGGGGTTACGCTAGCCAATACCGCTTATTCGGTCAATATTAAAGAACGCTTGGATTTTTCCTGTGCTCTCTTTGATAAAACCGGTCAACTCATTGCCAATGCACCGCATATTCCCATTCATCTTGGTTCCATGAGCGATAGTGTCCAAACCGTCATTCACGCACAAGGGAATACCATGCAACCGGGTGACGTTTTTGTCCTGAATAATCCTTACCACGGTGGAACCCATTTGCCCGACATTACCGTGATCACCCCGGTTTTCCTGCCCACTTCAAGCGATTCAACTCAAGCAAACTCAGTGCTATTTTATGTTGCTTCTCGTGGACACCACGCTGACATTGGCGGCATTACGCCGGGTTCCATGCCCCCCCAAAGTCGTACTTTGCTCGAAGAAGGCGTGATCATCGATATTTTCAAACTCGTTGATAAAGGACAATTACGAGAAGCTGAGATTCGCCAATTACTAACAAATCATCCTTACCCCGCTCGCAATATCGAACAGAATTTAGCCGATTTACGTGCACAAATCGCTGCTAATGCCAAAGGTGTTCAAGAACTACATCGGATGGTGCAGCATTTTGGTCTCGAAGTCGTACAAGCTTACATGCAACATGTCCAAGATCACGCAGAAAAGGCTGTACGACAATTGTTAACGCGATTAAACAATGGCGAATTTCGTTATGAATTAGATGACGGTGCCGCTATTCAAGTGAAAATCACCGTTGATAAACCACAACAACGTGCCATCATTGACTTCAGCGGTACCTCACCACAACAAGCTACTAATTTCAATGCCCCTATCGCGGTGTGCAAAGCAGCAGTTCTTTATGTATTTCGTACTTTGGTCAACGAGGATATTCCGCTCAATGCTGGTTGCTTAAAACCTTTGCAACTCATCATTCCACCCGGTTGCCTACTCAATCCCACTTATCCAGCCGCTGTTGTCGCTGGCAATGTCGAAACTTCACAATACATTACCGATGCTTTATACGGTGCTTTAGGTGTCATGGCGGCTTCACAAGGGACGATGAATAACTTGACTTTTGGCAATGAAAAATACCAATATTATGAAACCATTTGTGGCGGTTCTGGAGCAGGTCCCCATTTTCAGGGTACAACCGCTGTGCAGACTCACATGACTAATTCTCGTCTAACCGATCCAGAAGTATTAGAATGGCGTTTTCCCGTACTGTTAAAATCTTTCGCCATTCGTAACCACAGTGGCGGTGCTGGGCGTTATTATGGTGGTGATGGGGTGATAAGAAGAATTCAGTTTCGCGAAGCGATGACAGCATCCATTTTATCAAGCCACCGGCGAATCCCGCCCCACGGTATGGCGGGTGGACAACCCGGACAAATTGGCCATAATTGGGTAGAACGAAGTGATGGTACCCAAGAAATTCTCACTGGAACAGCCACCGTTGCAATGCAAGCGGGAGATGTTTTGGTGATTGAAACGCCAGGTGGAGGTGGATATGGGGTAGCTAAGCCGGAATAA
- a CDS encoding plasmid stabilization system, whose protein sequence is MSYQLFLKRSAEKELGELTGKTHDRIVEKLLEMKENPLPRGARKLQGREGYRIRMGRYRILYSIDETQKKIEIFSIAHRQEVYKR, encoded by the coding sequence ATGAGTTATCAACTTTTTCTTAAACGTTCAGCTGAAAAAGAACTAGGCGAATTGACTGGAAAAACACATGATAGAATCGTTGAAAAATTATTGGAAATGAAAGAAAATCCACTACCAAGGGGTGCAAGAAAGTTACAGGGTAGAGAAGGTTACAGAATTCGGATGGGTCGTTATCGTATACTTTACTCGATAGACGAGACTCAAAAGAAAATAGAAATTTTTTCTATAGCGCACCGACAGGAAGTTTATAAACGCTAG
- a CDS encoding transposase — protein sequence MTEYRRAKIEGATYFFTVNCAERHGNRLLINYIDVLRQVFRKVKQEHPFQIDAIVILPEHLHCIWTLPEGDADYKTRWTLIKIGFSRAIPPGERRSQSRIARGERGIWQRRYWEHLIRGDRDFEQHVDYLHWNPVKHGWVKRVRDWPYSSFHAYVRRGIYPADWACQPAETINGGE from the coding sequence ATGACCGAATACCGCAGAGCCAAAATTGAAGGAGCGACCTATTTCTTTACGGTTAACTGTGCAGAACGGCACGGAAATCGTTTATTGATCAACTATATCGACGTGTTGCGGCAAGTCTTCCGCAAAGTCAAGCAGGAACATCCCTTCCAAATAGATGCTATTGTCATTTTACCGGAGCACTTACACTGTATCTGGACTCTGCCAGAGGGTGATGCTGACTATAAAACACGATGGACCCTAATAAAGATAGGATTTTCTCGTGCGATCCCGCCTGGGGAAAGACGTTCCCAAAGCCGAATAGCAAGGGGTGAACGTGGTATCTGGCAGCGTCGTTACTGGGAACATCTGATTCGTGGCGACCGAGATTTTGAGCAACATGTAGACTACCTACATTGGAACCCGGTAAAGCACGGTTGGGTGAAACGGGTTAGGGATTGGCCGTATTCAAGTTTTCATGCTTATGTGCGGCGAGGTATCTACCCGGCGGATTGGGCATGTCAACCGGCTGAGACAATAAATGGTGGAGAATGA
- a CDS encoding large exoprotein containing haemagglutination activity domain: MKKTWVISYLMVLLTQSTLYAEIILDGTLGFKDALTGPNYLLDAQLGKQVGANLFHSFSEFNLNADESITFSGPENINNIINRVTGGNPSNINGGLYSTIPNADIYFLNPFGVVFGPNATLNIPGSFHVSTADILYLQEGGKFDATKPSNSLLTSAAPSAFGFLTNSSADLSIQGSKLSISPQNTLSIIGGQVKVDQAQVEAFSGRLNLASIVGEGQVVPEVDGLTSVGERGNLTVTDSQLNVSGEAGGTVYIRAGRLVLDNSAIAAKTLGAENGHEINLNVTSLAAIRGGSLSSSTSGSGNSGNINIQATDEIELSGENDQGVSGIFAKSKSQVDDNSEENIGNSGNILLTTNKLNLTGGAVITTSSYSTGNGGNILITANNTVNVSGEAISKNADGSDQVSGIFAQMYTENNNPPQSGMIDIRARQLQVTKGGAIDSSSFGTPPAGSINLRIVDDVVVSGTSSQGNSSEIAASVWGLATGDAGDLRLAARKLTVNGGAQIQSLTSGTGRGGDLYMDVKDIVISGFWHTVDENGADLYVFSGIYTLSINGNAGDITLTTEKLTLEQGGKITAQTDESGVAGNISIEALKGIYLSNQGGIFTESVDGHAGLIKLITPELHLKDHAKILATAKGKEPGGNIEIDVNHLHLTKGSEISASSESQGNAGNLRFIVGDTLVLEDSSIITEAQRSDGGNITITSPGYLRLTRSNISTSVKAENGNGGNIILQPTFIVLDDGQIIAKAVSGNGGHIDIKTVGIYNFLPEPLEEFINASSEFGLDGEVKINSPDTNVTESFVILPIGFLDVSVLLESCSRSYLKKNHSQFKINSLTGSPPRPEDLKANPLILF, encoded by the coding sequence ATGAAAAAAACTTGGGTTATTTCGTATCTAATGGTATTGCTAACTCAGAGTACGCTTTATGCTGAGATAATATTAGACGGTACTTTGGGATTTAAAGACGCACTAACCGGACCAAATTACTTATTGGATGCCCAATTAGGCAAGCAGGTAGGGGCAAATTTATTTCATAGTTTCAGCGAATTTAATTTAAATGCGGATGAAAGTATCACTTTTTCCGGACCGGAGAATATTAATAACATAATTAACCGAGTAACCGGTGGTAACCCTTCAAATATTAATGGTGGCTTATATTCCACAATTCCTAACGCAGATATTTATTTTCTCAACCCATTTGGAGTCGTGTTTGGACCGAATGCCACTTTAAATATACCGGGTTCATTTCATGTGAGCACGGCTGATATTTTATATTTACAAGAGGGTGGTAAATTCGATGCAACTAAACCGAGTAATAGTCTCTTAACTTCAGCAGCACCCTCGGCTTTTGGTTTTCTGACTAATTCTTCTGCGGATCTATCTATTCAAGGAAGCAAACTATCGATTTCACCCCAAAATACCCTATCGATTATAGGTGGTCAGGTAAAGGTTGATCAGGCTCAGGTTGAGGCATTTTCAGGACGATTGAATTTAGCAAGTATTGTCGGTGAAGGTCAGGTCGTACCTGAAGTTGATGGTTTAACCTCGGTGGGTGAGCGTGGCAATTTAACTGTAACTGATTCTCAACTAAATGTTAGTGGTGAAGCCGGTGGTACGGTTTACATTCGAGCCGGACGTTTAGTATTAGATAACAGTGCGATAGCTGCGAAAACTTTAGGTGCAGAAAATGGTCATGAAATAAACCTAAATGTAACAAGTTTAGCGGCTATTCGAGGCGGATCTCTATCTAGTTCTACTAGCGGTTCAGGAAACAGTGGCAATATTAATATTCAAGCAACCGATGAAATTGAACTGAGTGGTGAGAATGACCAGGGAGTTAGTGGTATTTTTGCAAAATCTAAAAGCCAGGTGGATGACAATAGTGAAGAAAATATCGGTAATTCCGGTAATATTCTGCTAACAACTAATAAACTCAACTTAACCGGTGGTGCTGTAATAACGACTTCCAGCTATAGTACCGGTAATGGGGGAAATATATTAATCACCGCAAATAATACTGTGAATGTTTCGGGTGAAGCCATCAGTAAAAATGCGGATGGTTCAGATCAAGTTAGTGGTATTTTTGCGCAAATGTATACCGAAAATAATAATCCTCCGCAAAGTGGAATGATTGATATAAGAGCTAGACAATTGCAAGTTACCAAAGGAGGAGCAATTGATTCATCTAGTTTTGGAACCCCTCCAGCGGGAAGTATTAACCTAAGAATAGTAGACGATGTAGTCGTTTCTGGTACCTCAAGTCAAGGTAATTCCTCAGAGATTGCTGCGTCGGTATGGGGATTGGCAACGGGTGATGCCGGCGATTTACGATTAGCCGCAAGAAAATTAACTGTTAACGGGGGGGCACAAATACAATCACTTACTTCTGGAACGGGTAGAGGAGGTGATCTGTATATGGATGTAAAAGATATTGTTATTTCTGGTTTTTGGCACACCGTTGATGAAAATGGGGCTGATTTGTATGTCTTTAGTGGTATTTATACACTCTCAATCAACGGCAATGCCGGTGATATCACCTTAACAACTGAAAAATTAACTTTGGAACAAGGTGGGAAAATAACTGCGCAAACCGATGAATCTGGCGTAGCCGGAAACATATCTATTGAAGCTCTCAAAGGCATTTATCTTTCTAATCAAGGTGGTATTTTTACAGAATCAGTAGATGGACATGCCGGACTAATTAAGCTAATAACTCCAGAACTTCATTTGAAAGACCATGCTAAAATACTGGCAACTGCAAAAGGGAAAGAGCCTGGTGGGAATATTGAGATAGATGTTAATCATCTTCATTTAACGAAGGGAAGTGAGATTTCAGCAAGTAGCGAAAGTCAAGGTAATGCTGGAAATCTAAGATTTATTGTAGGAGATACTTTAGTGTTAGAAGATAGCTCGATTATTACTGAGGCTCAACGTTCTGATGGTGGTAACATAACGATTACCTCTCCGGGTTATCTGCGCTTAACTCGTAGTAATATTTCTACTAGTGTCAAGGCTGAAAATGGTAATGGTGGTAATATCATTTTACAACCCACTTTTATTGTCTTAGATGATGGTCAAATTATTGCCAAAGCGGTGAGTGGTAATGGCGGACATATTGACATTAAAACGGTTGGTATTTACAACTTCTTGCCAGAGCCTTTAGAAGAATTCATCAATGCTTCTTCAGAGTTTGGTCTAGATGGTGAGGTAAAAATTAATTCACCGGATACGAATGTAACTGAAAGTTTTGTTATTTTACCAATTGGTTTTTTAGATGTTAGCGTTCTCTTAGAATCATGCAGTCGGTCTTACCTCAAAAAAAACCACAGCCAATTTAAAATTAATTCTCTTACTGGTAGCCCACCTCGCCCAGAAGATCTAAAAGCTAATCCCTTAATATTATTCTAA
- a CDS encoding PilT protein domain-containing protein, whose product MKRFLLDTNILSQPTHPTPHPSVLAKLAEHRQEVATAAVVWYELWYGCRRLPPSRKRQRIEAYLLALLNTDLPILPYTPQAADWHAKERTRLTSLGKTPTFADGQIAAIAYVHGLILVTRNQSDFANFENLLIENWFADEPAR is encoded by the coding sequence TTGAAACGATTTCTTCTAGATACGAATATTCTCTCTCAACCAACGCATCCGACACCTCATCCTAGCGTATTAGCTAAACTAGCGGAACATCGTCAGGAAGTGGCAACCGCCGCGGTGGTTTGGTATGAGCTTTGGTACGGTTGCCGACGGTTACCACCTTCCCGTAAGCGACAGCGAATTGAAGCGTATTTGTTAGCTTTATTGAATACCGATTTACCTATTTTGCCTTATACCCCGCAAGCCGCCGATTGGCACGCCAAAGAACGTACTCGTTTAACCAGTTTGGGCAAAACACCTACCTTTGCTGATGGTCAAATTGCTGCAATTGCCTATGTCCACGGTTTAATTCTAGTTACCCGCAATCAGAGTGATTTTGCTAATTTTGAGAACCTGTTAATAGAAAACTGGTTTGCGGATGAACCAGCTAGGTAG